A single genomic interval of Persephonella atlantica harbors:
- a CDS encoding 3-dehydroquinate synthase II — translation MKEFIVDASKYDKKIVTTAIESGADYIIVPEEKLEEAKKLGRVNFITVDKKGNLSDDFVIVIIKDKKDEERAAQLAKSGKKVIVKTTDWTIIPLENLIAQSDNIYAVVKNSDEAEIAVGILEKGVKGVVLETEDLNEIKRVASVIKETTEKLQLVKARVTAVIPVGMGDRVAVDTTSLFKKGEGMLVGNSSAGMIFVHAETEESPYVASRPFRVNAGAVHMYTRVPGGKTVYLCELEAGREVMAYDIDGNGRAVVVGRAKIERRPMLLVEAEYEGKKLSAVLQNAETIRLVKGDGSLISVVDLKEGDEILGYIEEAGRHFGMKVEETIMEK, via the coding sequence ATGAAAGAATTTATCGTTGATGCATCAAAATACGACAAAAAGATTGTAACAACGGCCATTGAGTCTGGAGCAGATTATATAATTGTCCCTGAAGAAAAATTAGAAGAAGCAAAAAAATTAGGAAGGGTAAACTTTATAACCGTAGATAAAAAAGGAAATCTATCAGATGATTTTGTCATTGTGATTATTAAAGACAAAAAAGATGAAGAGAGGGCAGCTCAGCTTGCAAAATCAGGAAAAAAAGTTATCGTCAAAACTACAGACTGGACTATAATACCTCTGGAAAACCTTATCGCCCAATCAGACAACATATATGCTGTTGTAAAAAATTCTGATGAGGCAGAAATAGCTGTAGGAATATTAGAAAAAGGAGTAAAAGGGGTTGTTTTAGAAACAGAAGACCTCAATGAGATAAAAAGGGTGGCATCTGTGATAAAGGAAACCACAGAAAAATTACAACTTGTGAAAGCCAGAGTAACAGCTGTTATTCCTGTAGGAATGGGTGATAGGGTTGCTGTTGATACAACATCTTTGTTTAAAAAGGGGGAAGGGATGTTAGTTGGGAACTCTTCCGCAGGAATGATATTTGTTCATGCAGAAACAGAAGAATCTCCGTATGTTGCATCAAGACCTTTCAGGGTCAATGCTGGTGCAGTCCATATGTACACAAGGGTTCCCGGTGGAAAGACAGTTTATCTATGTGAGCTTGAAGCTGGCAGAGAAGTTATGGCTTATGACATTGATGGTAATGGAAGAGCTGTAGTTGTGGGCAGAGCAAAAATAGAGAGAAGACCGATGCTTTTGGTGGAAGCTGAATATGAAGGAAAAAAACTGAGTGCAGTTCTGCAGAATGCAGAAACTATCAGGCTTGTAAAAGGTGACGGCTCTCTCATATCTGTTGTTGACCTGAAAGAGGGAGATGAGATTTTAGGGTACATTGAAGAAGCAGGAAGACATTTTGGTATGAAGGTTGAAGAAACTATAATGGAGAAGTAG
- the cysS gene encoding cysteine--tRNA ligase, whose protein sequence is MSLKIYNTLSGKKEEFVPINPGEVKIYTCGVTVYDVNHVGHGRSLIVFDMIRRYLRYLGYNVKFVRNFTDVDDKIINRAKNECVPFTVIADRYIKEYFQDAENFRIEPADVEPRVTTHIPDIIDFIQKLIEKGYAYEVEGDVYFSVRKFKDYGKLSKRSVDELIAGARVEPGEKKKDPLDFALWKSSKAGEPAWDSPWGKGRPGWHTECCAMIFKHLGETIDIHGGGLDLTFPHHENELAQAEALSDKPFARYWIHNGLVTVNGQKMSKSLGNYITLKEIYSKYEPDILRLLVLSVHYRSPLDFSWEKMEETKKAYERLKNAMDEFEVLQKLPEKPDFEGHLYDAIAKAEQGFYAAMSDDFNTPEALASIFGLVREMNILKDRAVKEGGISKKALESYKEAKEVIHKIGRDIFGLFDSLQPCVEKEDISEVVQEKVAVLEEIEKEEKELIQMLLDVRNIARKQKNFDIADLIRDKLSEMGIVIEDTPVGTKWKKK, encoded by the coding sequence ATGAGTTTAAAGATATACAACACACTTTCAGGGAAAAAAGAGGAATTTGTTCCTATAAATCCCGGTGAGGTAAAGATATACACCTGTGGGGTTACCGTTTACGATGTTAACCATGTGGGGCACGGCAGAAGTCTGATAGTTTTTGATATGATAAGGAGATATCTCAGGTATTTAGGATATAACGTAAAGTTTGTCAGAAACTTTACAGATGTTGATGACAAGATAATAAACAGGGCAAAAAATGAGTGTGTTCCTTTTACGGTTATTGCAGACAGATACATAAAAGAGTACTTTCAAGACGCTGAGAATTTCCGCATTGAACCAGCTGACGTTGAACCAAGGGTTACAACCCACATACCTGATATTATAGATTTTATACAGAAATTGATAGAGAAAGGCTACGCCTATGAAGTTGAAGGGGATGTTTATTTTTCTGTAAGAAAGTTTAAAGATTACGGAAAGCTTTCAAAAAGAAGTGTAGATGAGCTGATTGCAGGCGCAAGGGTTGAACCGGGAGAGAAAAAGAAAGACCCATTAGATTTTGCCCTCTGGAAATCTTCAAAAGCAGGAGAACCTGCGTGGGACTCACCGTGGGGAAAGGGAAGGCCAGGCTGGCATACAGAGTGCTGTGCTATGATATTCAAGCATTTAGGAGAAACTATAGACATTCACGGTGGAGGTTTAGACCTGACGTTTCCCCACCACGAAAACGAACTTGCACAGGCAGAAGCTCTGTCTGATAAACCATTTGCAAGATACTGGATTCATAACGGTCTTGTTACAGTAAACGGTCAGAAGATGTCAAAGTCCCTTGGTAATTACATAACTCTAAAAGAGATTTACTCAAAGTATGAACCTGACATACTCAGACTTCTTGTTTTATCTGTTCACTACAGGAGTCCTTTAGATTTTTCATGGGAAAAAATGGAAGAGACTAAAAAAGCATACGAAAGACTGAAAAATGCTATGGATGAATTTGAGGTACTCCAGAAACTTCCTGAGAAGCCAGATTTTGAAGGACATCTGTATGATGCAATAGCAAAAGCAGAGCAGGGATTTTATGCAGCCATGAGCGACGACTTTAACACACCTGAAGCTTTAGCATCAATATTTGGACTGGTCAGGGAGATGAACATACTGAAAGACAGAGCAGTCAAAGAAGGGGGAATATCTAAAAAAGCCCTTGAGTCTTACAAGGAAGCAAAAGAAGTAATACACAAAATAGGAAGAGATATATTTGGGCTGTTTGACAGTCTCCAGCCGTGCGTTGAGAAAGAAGACATATCAGAAGTTGTACAGGAAAAGGTGGCTGTTTTAGAAGAGATAGAAAAGGAAGAGAAAGAGCTTATACAGATGCTGTTAGATGTGAGAAATATTGCGAGAAAACAGAAAAATTTTGATATTGCAGACCTTATAAGGGATAAACTTTCTGAAATGGGAATTGTTATTGAAGATACCCCTGTTGGAACAAAATGGAAGAAAAAGTAA
- a CDS encoding Crp/Fnr family transcriptional regulator — protein MDKEKFLKDIPLLEGIPEEEIKKIASYFHLKEYKKNEYIFFEGDEEPGIYIVIDGIVKLIKETADGKTVILRLVTPKEVFGWLVMGESRPTSTYTAQALVDSKVLYVSNKDFLKLLNLYPALAVKITCDASKMLLEAYDRLKSLAAEKVEGRIANLLLELSKKIGKEEDGKIVIKAPITRQDLAEMTGTTVETAIRIMSRWKKEGIVNTERGKIEILDPDYLEDLIS, from the coding sequence ATGGATAAAGAAAAGTTCTTAAAAGATATACCTTTACTGGAAGGTATCCCGGAAGAGGAGATAAAAAAGATAGCCTCTTACTTTCATCTGAAGGAGTATAAAAAAAATGAGTATATATTCTTTGAAGGAGATGAAGAACCTGGTATCTACATAGTTATAGATGGTATCGTAAAGCTAATAAAAGAAACAGCAGACGGTAAAACGGTTATACTGCGACTGGTAACTCCCAAAGAGGTATTTGGATGGCTTGTTATGGGGGAATCTAGACCTACAAGCACATACACTGCACAAGCTCTGGTTGACTCAAAAGTACTGTACGTTTCAAACAAAGATTTCCTGAAACTACTCAACCTTTATCCTGCTCTTGCAGTAAAAATAACGTGTGATGCAAGTAAGATGCTGCTGGAAGCCTATGACAGATTAAAGAGCCTGGCAGCAGAAAAGGTGGAAGGGAGAATAGCAAATCTTCTGCTGGAACTTTCTAAAAAGATAGGAAAAGAAGAAGACGGAAAGATAGTGATAAAAGCTCCTATAACCAGGCAGGATCTGGCAGAGATGACTGGGACAACAGTAGAAACTGCAATCAGAATAATGAGTAGATGGAAAAAAGAAGGTATAGTCAATACAGAAAGAGGAAAGATAGAAATTCTTGACCCAGATTATTTGGAAGACCTGATCTCTTAG
- a CDS encoding BCAM0308 family protein: MNNRKDRLLQEYIHDPYFTKEKYHDPSVCERCGVVFHEGIFQWIEPPPPNAEKMVCPACRRIEDRYEGGVVVLEGEFLQTHKDEIINRIKNVEEEEMAYRPLERIIEIKEEDGKLVITTTYEHLARRIGEAVHRAYKGNLNFQYPEGAKYIRVHWER; this comes from the coding sequence ATGAACAACAGAAAAGACAGACTCTTGCAGGAGTACATCCACGACCCATACTTCACAAAGGAAAAGTATCACGACCCTTCAGTGTGTGAAAGATGTGGTGTTGTGTTTCATGAAGGGATTTTCCAGTGGATTGAGCCTCCTCCACCTAATGCTGAAAAGATGGTATGTCCTGCATGTAGAAGAATAGAGGATAGGTACGAAGGTGGAGTGGTTGTGCTTGAGGGAGAGTTTTTACAGACACATAAAGATGAAATTATTAACCGTATAAAGAACGTTGAAGAAGAAGAGATGGCATACAGACCTTTGGAGAGAATAATCGAGATAAAAGAAGAAGATGGAAAGTTGGTAATAACAACAACTTATGAACATCTTGCGAGAAGGATTGGTGAAGCTGTTCACAGAGCCTACAAGGGAAATCTTAACTTCCAGTATCCTGAAGGAGCAAAATACATAAGGGTTCACTGGGAAAGATAA
- a CDS encoding class I SAM-dependent methyltransferase, protein MEQNGRKSNMAQEKLAESIFDSVVKRYDRFLRSVTFGFIDRWQEILVKNTPAGKFPVDVGTGTGEIVKKIRQEYSDCFPVGIDVSFNMLRRAKEKNRDSFFMKASAYSLPFKDGSVSSIYMSLVFRHLRPEESINEFSRVLNNGGYIGILDISKPSKILFNAVLFFADRIFRPVGERIFSKEEYDYFMESVINSKTPDELRELFNKYGYESRFLKKTFLGLVVIGVFCKKENNNI, encoded by the coding sequence TTGGAACAAAATGGAAGAAAAAGTAATATGGCTCAGGAAAAGTTAGCAGAAAGCATATTTGATAGTGTTGTTAAAAGATATGACAGATTTTTAAGGTCTGTTACTTTTGGTTTTATCGACAGATGGCAGGAAATACTGGTTAAAAATACGCCTGCAGGCAAATTTCCTGTAGATGTAGGAACAGGAACAGGGGAGATAGTGAAAAAGATAAGGCAGGAATATTCAGACTGCTTTCCTGTTGGTATTGATGTGTCTTTTAATATGCTGAGAAGGGCAAAAGAAAAAAACAGGGACAGCTTTTTTATGAAGGCATCAGCGTACAGTCTTCCTTTTAAGGACGGCAGTGTCTCGTCTATATATATGTCTCTTGTGTTCAGACATTTGAGGCCAGAAGAATCTATAAATGAGTTCTCCCGTGTGTTGAATAATGGGGGATATATTGGAATATTAGACATATCAAAACCCAGTAAGATACTCTTTAATGCAGTTCTTTTCTTTGCTGACAGGATTTTCAGGCCTGTTGGAGAGAGAATTTTTTCCAAAGAGGAGTATGATTACTTTATGGAGTCAGTCATAAACTCTAAGACTCCAGATGAGCTGAGAGAACTTTTTAATAAGTATGGATATGAGAGCAGATTTTTGAAAAAAACATTTCTCGGTCTTGTCGTGATAGGAGTTTTTTGCAAAAAGGAAAACAATAACATTTAA
- a CDS encoding MlaD family protein: MSTSFKVGLFILFISGLAGYLIITFSGKELGVKTKEYYLYFNVVEGLSPGADVQVKGVKVGRVEKIKFENGRVKVIIGIRANVPIYKDAKAYVRTLGLMGDKYIYIDPGNPSAGKLSDKGVIKNTEVYASTEEAFASAKDVAYKIGKLVDSLNEAIGQGNLKQLIENINRLAQHADQLVVENRENIKRSIDNITQITESLKRDLPVLIKKIDRVAQNLEAITGENREDIRELIKNLKETSIALREKTPQVLDEIGEAAKVIKGTVGENREDIKVAIEKIKDASLKLDRILAKIDEGKGTLGKLVNDDSLYDNANTGIKEFSKPFSVINKTKLDIIMYGEKHTGNEDEKAGIAGKLSPGENSYIYVGLLTNSGGTVKRQEDITSGSTTTRIVKRDYGILFDVQYAHKLFEIMNRSFWIRGGLKDSTGDVGFDFYITDRLLLKADLYNFDRKYAYNEPDNPQLDVGFTYRLKDNPFFVKFGGSDLLNSDLIGFYVGAGFIFRDDDIKYLLGSVPKP; this comes from the coding sequence ATGAGCACTTCCTTTAAGGTAGGGCTTTTTATTCTTTTTATATCAGGCCTTGCCGGGTATTTGATAATAACATTCAGCGGAAAGGAATTAGGAGTAAAAACAAAGGAGTATTATCTGTATTTTAATGTTGTTGAAGGCTTATCTCCCGGTGCAGATGTTCAGGTAAAAGGTGTAAAGGTAGGAAGAGTTGAGAAGATAAAGTTTGAAAATGGCAGGGTCAAAGTTATTATCGGAATAAGGGCGAATGTTCCTATCTATAAAGATGCAAAAGCATATGTAAGAACCCTTGGGCTTATGGGAGATAAATATATATACATAGACCCGGGAAATCCTTCAGCTGGAAAGCTCTCAGACAAGGGAGTCATAAAAAATACAGAGGTTTACGCTTCAACAGAAGAGGCCTTTGCTTCAGCTAAAGATGTTGCCTACAAAATAGGAAAATTGGTAGATAGTCTTAACGAAGCAATTGGTCAGGGAAATCTTAAACAGCTAATTGAAAATATAAACAGACTTGCCCAGCATGCAGACCAGCTTGTTGTTGAAAATAGAGAGAACATAAAACGGTCTATAGACAACATAACTCAGATAACAGAAAGTCTTAAAAGAGACCTGCCAGTCCTGATAAAGAAAATTGATAGAGTTGCACAGAATCTTGAGGCTATTACTGGAGAAAACAGGGAAGATATAAGGGAATTGATAAAAAATCTCAAGGAAACATCTATAGCTTTAAGAGAAAAAACACCTCAGGTTTTAGATGAGATAGGAGAGGCTGCAAAAGTAATAAAAGGAACCGTTGGAGAAAACAGGGAAGATATAAAGGTAGCAATAGAGAAGATAAAAGACGCATCGCTAAAACTTGACAGAATACTCGCAAAAATAGATGAAGGTAAAGGGACACTGGGGAAACTGGTCAATGACGACAGTCTGTACGATAATGCAAACACAGGTATAAAAGAGTTTTCAAAACCTTTCTCTGTTATAAACAAAACAAAGTTGGACATTATAATGTACGGCGAGAAGCATACAGGAAACGAGGATGAAAAGGCAGGAATAGCTGGTAAACTGTCGCCGGGAGAAAATAGCTACATATATGTAGGTCTCCTGACAAACAGTGGAGGGACAGTAAAAAGACAGGAAGATATTACTTCAGGTAGTACTACAACGAGGATAGTTAAAAGAGATTATGGCATACTGTTTGACGTTCAGTACGCCCATAAACTGTTTGAGATTATGAACAGAAGTTTTTGGATAAGAGGAGGCTTAAAGGATTCAACAGGAGATGTGGGATTTGATTTTTATATTACAGACAGGTTGCTTTTGAAAGCAGATCTTTATAATTTTGATAGAAAGTATGCTTATAATGAACCTGACAACCCTCAGCTTGATGTGGGATTTACATATAGGCTGAAGGACAATCCATTTTTTGTTAAGTTTGGAGGCTCAGACCTTCTTAACAGTGATCTTATAGGATTCTATGTAGGTGCAGGATTTATCTTCAGAGATGATGATATAAAATATTTACTGGGAAGTGTCCCAAAACCTTAA
- a CDS encoding hydantoinase/oxoprolinase family protein, with product MIKVGVDTGGTFTDFVFYKEGKWNILKVLSTPHNPAEAVLEGISRIRGEESCDITHGSTVATNAVLERKGAKTAFITNRGFENLIHIGRQSRKRLYDLFYKRGEHIIPENLRLGIECRINAKGEIVQDITDADIDRIIKILKDKNVESVAVSFLFSFLNPEHEKVVKKRLSDEGFYVSASHEIVPEFREYERSITTVINSYVMPKMSEYLSDIQSNLLEKDSFRIIQSSGGVISPETAKREPVRTVLSGPAGGVVGAFYIGRMIGKDKLITFDMGGTSTDVSLIDGKIPFTTEAEISDFPIKVPMIEIHTVGAGGGSIAYMDEGGALRVGPESAGADPGPVCYGKGEKLTVTDANLYLGRLIPEFFLGGNMKIDKNRVKDFFNYYSNRWKIDSRKLAEGIISIANTKMERAVKKISIERGYDPRKLSLFTYGGAGGMHAVFLARMLEIPEVIVPKNPGIFSAFGMLLSDIIKDYSLTVMLRGDNSEYKHIQKLFFVLEEKAISDMKNEKISIKEIKLEHYLDVRYQGQSFELVVPFDRNFVEHFHRLHEKNYGYRIEDREIEIVNIRLRAVGVTEKPEIEKIEEGKNTPSKDALIGKKKVIFDGKDYDTPVFIREKLLAGNTIKGPAVIVEYSSTTVIPPGSHLHIDIYGNMIIDTFV from the coding sequence ATGATAAAAGTTGGAGTTGATACAGGGGGAACATTTACAGATTTTGTCTTTTATAAGGAAGGAAAGTGGAACATACTCAAAGTGCTGTCTACCCCCCACAACCCTGCAGAAGCTGTGCTGGAAGGAATTAGCAGAATAAGAGGAGAAGAAAGCTGTGATATAACCCACGGCTCTACCGTTGCAACAAATGCTGTTTTAGAGAGAAAAGGTGCAAAAACGGCATTCATAACAAACAGGGGATTTGAAAATTTAATACACATAGGAAGACAGAGTAGAAAAAGATTGTATGACCTATTTTATAAAAGGGGAGAGCATATAATACCTGAAAACCTCAGACTGGGAATTGAGTGCAGAATAAATGCAAAAGGTGAGATAGTACAGGACATTACAGATGCAGACATTGACAGAATTATCAAAATCTTGAAAGATAAAAATGTTGAATCAGTTGCCGTTTCTTTTCTGTTTTCATTTTTAAATCCAGAGCATGAAAAAGTTGTTAAAAAACGACTGTCCGATGAAGGTTTCTATGTTTCTGCTTCCCATGAGATAGTTCCTGAGTTTAGAGAATACGAAAGGTCTATAACAACTGTCATAAATAGCTATGTTATGCCTAAAATGTCAGAGTATTTATCTGATATACAGAGTAATCTGTTAGAAAAGGACAGTTTCAGAATAATCCAGTCCAGCGGTGGTGTTATATCTCCAGAAACAGCCAAAAGAGAACCTGTCAGAACAGTTCTTTCAGGACCAGCAGGTGGGGTGGTGGGAGCATTCTATATAGGAAGGATGATTGGTAAAGACAAACTTATAACATTTGATATGGGAGGAACATCAACAGATGTATCTCTGATTGATGGAAAGATACCATTCACAACAGAAGCAGAGATATCAGACTTTCCCATTAAGGTGCCTATGATAGAGATACATACTGTTGGGGCTGGAGGAGGTTCAATAGCATATATGGATGAAGGTGGAGCTTTAAGGGTAGGACCTGAAAGTGCTGGAGCAGACCCTGGTCCCGTATGTTACGGTAAAGGAGAAAAGCTCACAGTAACAGATGCAAATCTATACCTGGGTAGACTTATTCCTGAGTTTTTCTTGGGTGGAAATATGAAGATAGACAAAAATAGAGTGAAAGATTTTTTTAACTACTACAGCAATCGGTGGAAAATAGATAGCAGAAAGTTAGCAGAAGGAATAATTTCCATAGCAAACACAAAAATGGAAAGGGCCGTAAAGAAAATATCCATTGAGAGAGGATACGACCCAAGAAAGCTTAGTCTCTTTACCTATGGTGGAGCAGGAGGAATGCACGCTGTTTTCCTTGCAAGGATGTTAGAAATACCAGAAGTTATTGTTCCCAAAAATCCTGGCATATTTTCAGCTTTTGGAATGCTTCTGTCTGACATAATAAAGGATTACTCACTGACAGTAATGTTAAGAGGAGATAATTCAGAGTACAAACATATACAAAAACTGTTTTTTGTGCTTGAGGAAAAAGCAATTTCTGATATGAAGAATGAAAAAATCTCTATAAAAGAGATAAAATTAGAACATTACCTTGATGTAAGATATCAGGGGCAGTCTTTTGAGCTGGTTGTTCCCTTTGACAGGAACTTTGTAGAACATTTTCACAGATTACACGAGAAAAATTATGGTTACAGGATAGAGGATAGGGAAATTGAGATTGTAAATATAAGGCTCAGAGCTGTTGGAGTAACAGAAAAACCTGAGATTGAAAAGATAGAAGAAGGAAAAAATACTCCTTCAAAAGATGCATTAATAGGAAAGAAAAAGGTTATTTTTGATGGAAAAGATTATGATACTCCTGTTTTTATTAGGGAAAAGCTCCTTGCAGGTAATACCATAAAAGGACCTGCAGTTATTGTTGAATATTCTTCCACCACGGTTATTCCTCCAGGTTCCCACCTGCATATAGATATTTACGGAAATATGATAATAGATACATTTGTATGA
- a CDS encoding efflux RND transporter periplasmic adaptor subunit, with the protein MKSVIRFILFFIIPIALFILWIGGYFSPRIEPGYAKEEVKEVVKLPTVKVTSQKVYRYYQIDGSVVSDNNAKVATKLMARILKINVKEGDYVKKGQLLAVLDDSEIRQNIKEAKAGLEELSKAREEALSGLKGAEAAYQFAKRTYERFKNLYRENAVSKQQLEEIETKMIGAKAQVDAIKAKLKQLDAKEKQVRAKLKYAQIMQSYAYIKAPFDGVIIKKMNDVGDMAAPGMPLFVIGDKNLKFISMVDESLINKVNVGDTVDLFIDTVGKKYSAKIVEKSNSIDPMNRTFTVKAQLPQDSSLKPGMYGKMRIKIGEEKKILVPATAVTKWGQLDAVYTVDEDGVAHLTFVKTGETVNGKVEIISGLKEGMEIVASDVDKACEGCKVR; encoded by the coding sequence ATGAAGAGTGTTATCAGGTTTATTCTCTTTTTTATAATTCCTATTGCTCTATTTATCCTGTGGATAGGAGGATATTTTTCCCCGAGGATAGAGCCAGGATATGCAAAGGAAGAGGTAAAGGAAGTAGTAAAGCTCCCTACAGTAAAGGTAACTTCTCAGAAGGTTTACAGGTATTATCAGATTGACGGTTCAGTTGTTTCTGACAATAATGCAAAAGTTGCAACAAAACTGATGGCAAGGATACTGAAGATAAATGTTAAAGAGGGAGACTATGTCAAAAAAGGACAGCTTCTTGCTGTTCTTGATGACAGTGAGATAAGACAGAACATAAAAGAGGCGAAGGCAGGCCTTGAAGAACTTTCAAAAGCAAGGGAAGAAGCTCTCTCTGGATTAAAAGGAGCAGAAGCTGCTTACCAGTTTGCAAAAAGAACATATGAAAGATTTAAAAATCTGTACAGAGAAAATGCAGTTTCAAAGCAGCAGCTTGAAGAGATAGAAACAAAAATGATAGGGGCAAAGGCACAGGTAGATGCAATAAAGGCAAAACTAAAACAGCTTGATGCAAAAGAAAAACAGGTCAGGGCAAAGCTCAAATACGCACAGATTATGCAAAGTTATGCTTACATAAAAGCTCCATTTGATGGAGTAATCATCAAAAAGATGAATGACGTTGGAGATATGGCAGCACCGGGAATGCCTCTTTTTGTCATAGGAGACAAAAACCTGAAGTTTATCTCAATGGTTGATGAATCCCTGATTAATAAAGTAAATGTAGGAGATACAGTAGATCTGTTTATAGATACTGTAGGGAAAAAATACTCAGCTAAGATTGTTGAGAAAAGCAACAGCATAGACCCTATGAACAGAACATTTACTGTAAAGGCGCAGCTTCCTCAGGACAGCTCACTGAAACCGGGAATGTATGGAAAGATGAGGATAAAAATAGGAGAAGAAAAGAAAATACTGGTGCCGGCAACAGCTGTTACAAAATGGGGACAGCTTGATGCCGTTTACACTGTTGATGAAGATGGTGTAGCCCACCTTACATTTGTTAAAACAGGAGAGACAGTGAACGGAAAGGTTGAGATAATATCAGGTCTTAAAGAGGGTATGGAAATAGTGGCTTCTGACGTTGATAAAGCCTGTGAAGGTTGTAAGGTCCGTTAA
- a CDS encoding TolC family protein gives MRKVLIVALFFLTAVSLNAKELTLKEAIDIALKNSYQLKAEKKKLKSKEFEYKASKGIRFPTVSLSEAFMRTNIPGWAMMSELNQHRLTMTSSSKYVDMTSFNGLLGAPLFSPPTYPEWNNWQTKIEFQVPIWAGGKIGTGIKMREKEYEASKFDLEKTKQKVIYDVTKAYYGALLAKEAIKIAQQAYRSVKKHYETAQTMYNNGLAIYADVLRAKVYLSKVKSKITEAQNQYLIAKKGLLLAMGKDDIDPSQIDVIGNLEFTPVKKDIKYWQEIALSERPDLIALRTRVENAKRYAKFKRGDMLPSIGAFGYYQMDDRYSPFGTDGTGFMVGIALNWKLFDGFQSFNNYRAAKENYRRYLHLKKGFEEYIKFSVYKAYKELQTAIDRLNTAKENLKYAEEVLRITEKRYRNQMASMIDLLDTQTMYDQIAFEKAKATYDAEISLLELKYQSGQLKENNGGDRQ, from the coding sequence ATGAGAAAGGTTCTGATTGTGGCTCTTTTCTTTCTCACAGCAGTATCCTTAAATGCAAAAGAGCTCACGCTAAAGGAAGCAATAGATATAGCCCTTAAAAACAGCTACCAGCTGAAAGCTGAAAAGAAAAAACTGAAAAGCAAAGAGTTTGAGTATAAAGCGTCAAAAGGAATCAGATTTCCTACCGTCAGTTTAAGTGAGGCATTTATGAGAACTAACATACCAGGCTGGGCTATGATGAGTGAGTTAAATCAGCACAGATTGACAATGACAAGCTCCTCAAAGTATGTGGATATGACCTCATTTAATGGGCTTTTAGGAGCTCCTCTTTTTTCTCCCCCCACCTATCCAGAATGGAACAACTGGCAGACAAAAATAGAGTTTCAGGTTCCTATATGGGCAGGTGGAAAGATAGGAACAGGAATAAAGATGAGAGAAAAAGAGTATGAAGCATCAAAATTTGACCTTGAGAAAACAAAACAGAAAGTTATATACGATGTAACAAAAGCATATTACGGAGCACTACTTGCAAAGGAAGCCATAAAAATTGCCCAGCAGGCTTACAGAAGTGTAAAAAAACATTACGAAACTGCCCAGACAATGTATAACAATGGACTGGCAATATATGCAGACGTCCTCAGAGCAAAAGTATACCTGTCAAAAGTAAAAAGTAAAATAACAGAAGCCCAGAATCAGTATCTGATTGCGAAAAAGGGACTTCTGCTGGCAATGGGAAAAGACGACATAGATCCTTCCCAGATAGATGTTATTGGAAATTTAGAATTTACACCAGTAAAGAAGGATATTAAATACTGGCAGGAGATAGCCCTTTCTGAAAGACCAGATCTTATTGCCCTCAGAACAAGAGTTGAGAATGCAAAAAGGTATGCAAAATTCAAGAGGGGAGATATGCTTCCTTCTATAGGAGCATTTGGTTACTATCAGATGGATGATAGATACAGTCCTTTCGGAACAGATGGAACTGGTTTTATGGTAGGTATAGCCCTCAACTGGAAGTTATTTGATGGTTTTCAGTCGTTTAATAACTACAGAGCTGCAAAAGAAAACTACAGAAGATATCTCCATTTAAAGAAGGGATTTGAAGAGTACATAAAATTCAGCGTTTATAAAGCTTATAAGGAGCTCCAGACGGCTATAGACAGACTGAACACAGCAAAGGAAAACCTTAAGTATGCAGAAGAAGTCTTAAGAATAACAGAAAAAAGATACAGAAATCAGATGGCTTCAATGATAGACCTTTTAGACACACAGACCATGTATGACCAGATAGCTTTTGAGAAGGCAAAAGCAACATATGATGCAGAGATCTCACTTCTTGAGCTGAAATATCAGTCTGGTCAGTTAAAAGAAAATAATGGAGGAGATAGACAATGA